The following proteins come from a genomic window of Chryseobacterium glaciei:
- a CDS encoding family 20 glycosylhydrolase, which produces MIRALLVFFILVSTTIFSQKKLNLIPYPQKVQINEGNFTIPDIIMLNSDLPKEETEYLKKKLGSNLKFQNSGKSEADLVYSQLPKSTNLQQNDEFYLLEISSKQILIKSYTKQGYFLELQTLIQLFEDHKTDKQIPALKIEDQPKFAWRGMHLDVCRHFFTVEEVKQYIDYLAMYKLNTFHWHLTDDQGWRIEIKKYPKLTQIGSKRKESMIGAYVDNTFDGKPYGPYFYTQDQIKDVVKYAMDRHITVVPEIEMPGHALAALAAYPELACTKRPFEPATKWGVFDDVFCPKDETFKFLENVLDEVIALFPSQYIHIGGDECPKTRWKECAHCQELIKKNNLKDEHGLQSYFIHRIEKYVNKKGRKIIGWDEILEGGLAPNAAVMSWTGVNGGIEAAKSKHFAVMTPGSFCYFDHYQGDPQSEPNAFGGFTPLDKVYSYNPIPTELNAEQAKYILGVQANLWTEYIEDFKQVQYMIFPRLMALSEVGWGTSDPKNYKEFEGRVINEFKVLDKMNVNYAKSIYNVSGKVIPNNNGVSYELSTSQNPSGIRYTLDGTDPTANSQAYQNPIPVSKSMTIKSAYFENGQLKSAISSQQFTTSKTTGKNITLEQQPSENYSFGGAFTLIDGIIGNQRQLGKTWLGFQGKDVVATIDLGNKTQFSEIYFNTLENKGSWIHMAKSAQIFVSDDNKNFKMIKEIGKDEIQNAKGKIKLNVGNQNSKYIKIKIENAGIIPAGNAGADSKAWLFVDEIGAN; this is translated from the coding sequence GAAGTTAGGATCAAATCTTAAATTTCAAAATTCAGGCAAATCAGAGGCTGATTTGGTATATTCTCAGTTACCAAAATCGACTAATCTTCAACAAAATGATGAGTTTTACTTGCTAGAAATCAGTTCAAAACAGATTTTAATTAAATCTTATACAAAACAGGGATATTTTTTAGAGCTTCAAACATTGATTCAATTATTTGAAGATCATAAAACAGATAAACAAATTCCAGCCTTAAAAATTGAAGATCAACCCAAATTTGCATGGCGCGGAATGCATTTGGATGTTTGCCGTCATTTTTTCACCGTTGAGGAAGTGAAGCAGTACATCGATTATTTAGCGATGTATAAATTGAATACATTTCATTGGCATTTAACGGACGATCAGGGTTGGAGAATAGAAATTAAAAAATATCCGAAATTAACACAAATAGGTTCGAAACGTAAAGAATCAATGATCGGAGCTTACGTTGATAATACTTTCGACGGAAAACCTTACGGGCCTTATTTTTATACTCAAGATCAAATAAAAGATGTTGTGAAATATGCTATGGATCGACACATCACAGTAGTTCCTGAAATTGAAATGCCCGGTCATGCGTTGGCTGCATTGGCTGCGTATCCTGAATTGGCTTGTACCAAAAGACCTTTTGAGCCCGCAACAAAATGGGGGGTTTTTGATGATGTTTTTTGTCCGAAAGATGAAACTTTCAAGTTTTTAGAGAATGTTTTAGATGAAGTTATTGCCCTTTTTCCGTCACAATATATTCACATCGGTGGTGATGAATGCCCGAAAACAAGATGGAAGGAATGTGCTCATTGTCAGGAATTAATCAAGAAAAATAATTTGAAGGATGAACACGGTTTACAAAGTTATTTTATCCACAGAATTGAAAAATATGTCAACAAAAAAGGCAGAAAGATTATCGGCTGGGACGAGATTTTAGAAGGTGGATTAGCGCCAAACGCTGCCGTAATGAGTTGGACAGGCGTAAATGGTGGAATTGAAGCTGCAAAATCAAAACATTTTGCCGTAATGACTCCCGGGTCTTTTTGTTATTTTGATCATTATCAGGGAGATCCGCAATCTGAGCCCAACGCTTTTGGTGGATTTACACCTTTGGATAAAGTCTATTCTTATAACCCGATTCCGACAGAATTAAATGCTGAACAAGCAAAATATATTTTAGGAGTTCAGGCGAATTTATGGACAGAATATATTGAAGATTTTAAACAGGTTCAATACATGATTTTCCCAAGATTAATGGCACTTTCGGAAGTTGGTTGGGGAACGTCTGATCCTAAAAATTATAAAGAATTTGAAGGAAGAGTGATCAACGAGTTCAAAGTGTTGGATAAAATGAACGTGAATTATGCAAAAAGCATTTACAACGTTTCAGGAAAAGTAATTCCGAATAATAATGGAGTCTCTTATGAACTTTCAACTTCACAAAACCCAAGCGGAATCCGATATACTTTAGACGGAACGGATCCGACTGCAAATTCTCAGGCATATCAAAATCCGATTCCTGTTTCAAAATCAATGACCATTAAATCGGCTTATTTTGAAAACGGACAATTGAAAAGTGCAATTTCTTCTCAACAATTTACAACTTCAAAGACTACAGGAAAAAATATTACGTTAGAACAGCAACCTAGCGAAAATTATTCTTTTGGTGGAGCCTTTACTTTAATTGATGGAATTATTGGAAATCAAAGACAGTTAGGAAAAACATGGCTGGGTTTCCAAGGAAAAGATGTTGTAGCAACGATTGATTTAGGAAATAAAACTCAATTTTCAGAAATCTATTTTAATACATTAGAAAATAAGGGAAGCTGGATTCACATGGCAAAATCAGCACAGATTTTCGTTTCTGATGATAATAAAAATTTCAAAATGATTAAAGAAATCGGAAAAGACGAAATCCAGAATGCAAAAGGAAAGATTAAATTAAATGTAGGAAATCAAAACTCAAAATATATTAAAATTAAAATAGAAAACGCAGGAATTATCCCAGCCGGAAACGCTGGAGCGGACTCAAAAGCATGGCTTTTTGTTGATGAAATCGGAGCAAATTAA